A segment of the Rhodocyclaceae bacterium genome:
CAAACCCACTCGCATCCGCAGCAGGAGCTCCAGTCATGGCCAAAGGAAAATTCGAACGCACGAAGCCGCACGTGAACGTCGGGACGATCGGTCACGTCGACCACGGCAAGACGACGCTGACGGCGGCGATCACGACGATTCTGTCGCGCAAGTTCGGCGGCGAGGCGAAG
Coding sequences within it:
- the tuf gene encoding elongation factor Tu (EF-Tu; promotes GTP-dependent binding of aminoacyl-tRNA to the A-site of ribosomes during protein biosynthesis; when the tRNA anticodon matches the mRNA codon, GTP hydrolysis results; the inactive EF-Tu-GDP leaves the ribosome and release of GDP is promoted by elongation factor Ts; many prokaryotes have two copies of the gene encoding EF-Tu); this translates as MAKGKFERTKPHVNVGTIGHVDHGKTTLTAAITTILSRKFGGEAK